A stretch of the Desulfobacter sp. genome encodes the following:
- a CDS encoding 3-hydroxyacyl-CoA dehydrogenase/enoyl-CoA hydratase family protein, with the protein MVRKIRKAVVIGSGIMGGGIAALLAGAGVDVLLLDIVPFDLTDEEKNDPAARNRIVKAGMDAALASKPSLFFNKKDAGRIAIGNLDDDIEKLAECDWIVEVVVENLKIKRDLFEKVAKVRKEGAIISTNTSGIPLKDICEGFSPEFKEHFMGTHFFNPVRYMHLLELIPGAETKQEILDFIAGFGEKNLGKGIVWAKDTPNFVGNRIGIHGIGAAIKFMVEDGLTVPEVDALFGPALGRPKTAIFKTTDLVGLDTMAHVAQNSYELCTDDEQRESMNLPEFIGKMVEKNMLGNKTQGGFYKTELTPEWKKLRKVLNVETLEYEDLNRPTFPCLDEAKKKATLVEKMACVLKGEDRGAKFAWKCMSNAFQYAANRVPEIADTIVEIDNSMKWGYNFEMGPFEAWDAYGVEASVERMKAEGLDVPANVLAMLDKGVAFFYKLENGIRYYYDFSSGEYKAVPVSKSMVSIAAAKGNNKTVLENGSASLVDIGDDVFCIEFHTKMNAINGEIVDIMADARDYVDKNGCGLVIGNEAGGMPGAFSAGADLSFISKLCHDKKYAEIEAFLKVAQDGIQAAKYAPYPVVAAPYGMVLGGGCETCLGADRMVAHSELYMGLVEIGVGLLPAGGGCMNLWKKYVTALPGKTVKEVDLARIFIQCFMKVAMAAVSMSAPGAQSNGFLGQADRIVMNRDNLIGEAKKEVLKMVDDGYVPPAKQPLKVFGNAGQGMIQAELYNMLNGKFMSEHDAFLATRIGYVMSGGEVKVGSEIDEETILKLERDAFVDFCKEEKTIARIDHMLKTGKPLRN; encoded by the coding sequence ATGGTAAGAAAGATCAGAAAGGCTGTAGTCATCGGGTCCGGAATCATGGGAGGCGGGATTGCTGCCCTTCTTGCCGGTGCCGGTGTTGATGTACTGCTCCTGGACATCGTTCCTTTTGACTTAACAGACGAAGAAAAAAATGATCCTGCTGCAAGGAACCGTATTGTAAAAGCAGGTATGGATGCAGCCCTTGCATCAAAACCCTCTTTGTTTTTCAACAAAAAAGATGCCGGCAGAATTGCCATTGGCAATCTGGACGACGACATTGAAAAACTGGCTGAATGCGACTGGATCGTAGAAGTGGTTGTTGAGAACCTCAAGATCAAAAGAGATCTCTTTGAAAAGGTTGCCAAAGTCAGAAAAGAAGGCGCCATCATCTCTACCAACACCTCGGGTATCCCTCTTAAAGACATCTGTGAAGGCTTTTCCCCGGAATTTAAAGAACATTTCATGGGCACCCATTTCTTTAATCCGGTCCGGTACATGCACCTGCTGGAGCTGATTCCGGGAGCTGAGACCAAACAGGAGATCCTGGATTTCATTGCCGGATTTGGCGAGAAAAACCTGGGTAAAGGCATTGTATGGGCCAAAGACACGCCCAACTTTGTGGGCAACAGAATCGGTATCCATGGCATTGGCGCCGCCATCAAATTCATGGTGGAAGACGGCCTGACCGTTCCTGAAGTAGACGCCCTGTTCGGCCCGGCCCTGGGTCGTCCCAAAACAGCTATATTTAAAACCACTGACCTGGTCGGCCTGGACACCATGGCCCATGTGGCCCAGAACTCCTACGAACTCTGCACGGACGATGAGCAGAGAGAGTCCATGAACCTGCCCGAATTCATCGGAAAAATGGTTGAAAAAAACATGCTGGGCAACAAGACCCAGGGCGGTTTTTACAAGACAGAACTGACTCCGGAATGGAAAAAACTGCGCAAGGTCCTGAATGTTGAAACCCTGGAATATGAAGATCTGAACCGGCCGACCTTTCCCTGCCTGGATGAGGCCAAGAAAAAAGCCACCCTGGTTGAAAAAATGGCCTGTGTTCTCAAGGGCGAAGACCGTGGTGCCAAATTTGCCTGGAAATGCATGTCAAATGCCTTCCAGTATGCGGCCAACCGGGTACCTGAAATCGCAGATACCATCGTTGAAATCGACAACTCCATGAAATGGGGTTACAACTTTGAAATGGGTCCCTTTGAAGCCTGGGATGCATACGGTGTTGAAGCGTCAGTAGAAAGAATGAAGGCCGAAGGCCTGGACGTGCCGGCCAATGTTCTGGCAATGCTGGACAAGGGTGTTGCCTTTTTTTACAAACTTGAAAACGGCATTCGGTATTATTACGACTTCTCCTCAGGCGAATACAAAGCGGTTCCCGTATCTAAATCCATGGTTTCCATTGCTGCGGCCAAGGGCAACAACAAAACCGTCCTTGAAAATGGTTCCGCCAGCCTTGTAGACATCGGAGACGATGTATTCTGCATAGAATTTCATACCAAGATGAACGCCATCAACGGTGAAATCGTTGACATCATGGCAGATGCCAGGGACTATGTGGACAAAAACGGTTGCGGTCTGGTCATCGGCAATGAAGCCGGCGGCATGCCCGGCGCCTTTTCTGCCGGAGCAGACCTCTCCTTTATCTCCAAACTCTGCCACGATAAAAAATATGCTGAAATCGAAGCCTTCCTAAAGGTTGCCCAGGATGGTATCCAGGCGGCCAAATATGCTCCCTACCCGGTGGTTGCCGCTCCCTACGGCATGGTTCTGGGCGGCGGTTGCGAGACCTGCCTGGGCGCAGACCGGATGGTGGCCCATTCAGAGCTTTACATGGGTCTGGTCGAAATCGGCGTGGGCCTTCTGCCCGCCGGCGGCGGATGCATGAACCTCTGGAAAAAATATGTCACTGCCCTTCCCGGTAAAACCGTGAAAGAGGTGGATCTGGCCAGAATCTTTATCCAGTGCTTTATGAAAGTTGCCATGGCAGCCGTTTCCATGTCTGCACCCGGCGCCCAGAGTAACGGATTCCTCGGCCAGGCCGACCGGATCGTCATGAACCGGGACAACCTCATTGGTGAAGCCAAAAAAGAAGTATTGAAAATGGTGGATGACGGATATGTGCCCCCGGCCAAACAGCCCCTCAAGGTGTTTGGTAATGCAGGCCAGGGAATGATCCAGGCAGAGCTTTACAACATGCTCAACGGCAAATTCATGAGCGAACATGATGCCTTTTTGGCAACACGGATCGGATATGTCATGAGCGGCGGCGAAGTAAAAGTCGGCAGTGAAATTGATGAAGAGACGATCCTCAAGCTGGAAAGGGACGCTTTTGTTGACTTCTGTAAAGAAGAAAAAACCATTGCCAGAATCGACCATATGCTGAAAACCGGCAAACCGCTCAGAAACTAA
- a CDS encoding phenyltransferase domain-containing protein, which produces MPRIPANIHPEFPLNIDSVTQGIAFLQQDNGDIPWHINGKTDPWDLVESVMGLNIGGCHAQALAGLDWLVKTQNHDGSWYSSYVNGVPEDRTCETHMACYMAVGLFHQYLIYRDKSELSRFWPAMEKGIEFALTLQTGSGEIYWAKSPEGKVDPMSLLAGSSSIFMSLKCGLAIAEILGRKKDEWAKALLRLEISIQENIHTYNVSKSRFSMYWFYPILSGALRGAKAAARVDKYWNKYVIEGQGCRCVSDQPWVTIAETAELVLALHGMGRKQKAGILFSWIHNRVFDDHTFWCGYTYPDMVIWPEDKISWTNAVVLMAADALYGLTPAGRLFDHDAWNGYRYKDLDRD; this is translated from the coding sequence ATGCCTCGTATACCCGCAAACATACACCCTGAATTTCCTCTGAACATAGACTCAGTTACACAGGGCATTGCCTTTCTTCAGCAGGATAACGGTGACATCCCCTGGCATATCAACGGAAAAACCGATCCCTGGGATCTGGTGGAGTCGGTTATGGGACTGAACATCGGGGGGTGCCACGCCCAGGCCCTGGCAGGTCTGGACTGGCTGGTGAAGACCCAGAATCATGACGGGTCCTGGTATTCTTCATATGTAAACGGGGTGCCCGAAGACCGGACATGCGAGACCCATATGGCCTGTTACATGGCTGTGGGCCTTTTCCACCAATATTTGATTTATCGGGACAAATCAGAACTTTCCCGGTTCTGGCCTGCCATGGAAAAAGGGATTGAATTTGCCTTGACCCTTCAGACCGGATCCGGCGAAATCTACTGGGCAAAAAGTCCTGAAGGCAAGGTGGATCCTATGTCCCTGCTGGCCGGATCTTCGTCTATTTTCATGAGCCTGAAATGCGGCCTGGCCATTGCCGAAATCCTGGGCAGGAAAAAAGATGAATGGGCAAAGGCGCTCCTTCGTCTGGAAATATCCATCCAGGAAAATATTCATACTTATAATGTATCCAAATCCAGGTTTTCCATGTACTGGTTTTATCCTATTTTGTCAGGGGCCCTGAGAGGGGCAAAGGCCGCGGCCCGCGTTGACAAGTACTGGAACAAGTATGTGATTGAAGGCCAGGGGTGCCGCTGTGTCTCTGATCAGCCCTGGGTCACCATTGCCGAAACCGCGGAACTGGTGCTGGCGCTTCACGGTATGGGGCGCAAACAAAAGGCCGGTATTTTGTTTTCATGGATTCACAACCGGGTCTTTGACGATCATACCTTTTGGTGCGGGTATACCTATCCGGACATGGTGATCTGGCCGGAAGATAAAATCTCCTGGACCAATGCCGTCGTGCTCATGGCGGCAGACGCCCTTTACGGGCTGACCCCGGCCGGACGCCTCTTTGACCATGACGCCTGGAATGGGTACCGGTACAAGGACCTGGATCGTGATTAA
- a CDS encoding HAMP domain-containing protein, with product MVNRIIPPKGIKTSIRSNFFFYYFVFGLIPLVTLGFFSYKTASDALKNQAREQLGHLAEKTAHQVDAFFENIEKDIIMYSDCLFIRQFFSKHTPKKPSGAIERYLKGHSHCRQILFLDSTGRQIMGVPDKAEPWNPSRFAAAWDRDLYFSEILHKDGEAFLLLSKKVYDFKTPNRAVGLLVFEIRASALTAFVSSLKMGTRGYGFMMNNQGHIIYHPDSTLQCADNVEILGDKAFSKLLFRMKSGQRGVGPYRFRNKDKFLVFAPCSRQPWSVGIALRQNEFMTEITCLRNKVITFGSLLVLLVSLVIMTFVKSFTLPIQKLTSRARAIGRGDLDQVILISSPTELQCLAMEFNNMAARLKKSMNETIALKTFNDDILQSVSSGIITIDCSGSLTSINRSAKNILGILPDMVDPGKTTKFLPPGLTKVTRLLNHTLEKGEPLTQDESEYPIAQGDPVFLEITRAFKILCQLNES from the coding sequence GTGGTTAACAGAATCATACCCCCCAAGGGGATAAAAACCAGTATCCGGTCAAATTTTTTCTTCTACTATTTTGTCTTTGGGCTGATTCCCCTGGTTACCCTGGGTTTTTTTTCCTATAAAACCGCCTCAGACGCCCTGAAGAATCAGGCAAGGGAACAATTGGGGCATCTGGCTGAAAAAACCGCCCACCAGGTGGATGCCTTTTTTGAAAATATTGAAAAAGACATTATCATGTATTCGGATTGTCTATTTATCCGGCAGTTTTTTTCCAAGCACACCCCAAAAAAACCCTCTGGCGCCATTGAAAGATACCTGAAAGGGCACAGCCATTGCCGGCAAATTCTTTTTTTGGATTCAACGGGCAGACAGATCATGGGCGTCCCGGACAAGGCAGAGCCCTGGAACCCGTCCCGGTTTGCCGCAGCCTGGGACCGGGATCTTTACTTTTCAGAAATCCTGCACAAAGACGGAGAGGCCTTTCTCCTTCTGTCTAAAAAGGTATATGATTTTAAGACCCCGAATCGGGCGGTGGGACTTCTTGTCTTTGAAATCCGTGCCAGTGCGCTCACCGCCTTTGTCTCTTCCTTGAAAATGGGGACCCGGGGGTATGGATTTATGATGAATAACCAGGGACATATCATCTACCACCCGGATAGTACACTCCAATGCGCAGACAACGTTGAAATCCTGGGGGATAAGGCGTTTTCAAAATTACTCTTTCGCATGAAATCAGGACAGAGGGGGGTCGGGCCGTATCGGTTCAGAAACAAGGATAAATTCCTGGTCTTTGCCCCCTGTAGTAGACAGCCCTGGAGTGTGGGCATCGCCCTCCGTCAAAACGAATTCATGACAGAGATAACCTGCCTGAGGAACAAGGTGATCACCTTTGGAAGTTTGTTGGTTTTACTGGTTAGCCTGGTCATCATGACCTTTGTCAAAAGCTTTACCCTGCCCATCCAAAAGCTGACCTCCAGGGCAAGGGCCATTGGCCGGGGGGACCTGGATCAGGTCATATTGATCTCTTCTCCAACCGAACTTCAGTGTTTGGCCATGGAGTTTAACAATATGGCGGCCAGGCTGAAAAAGAGCATGAACGAAACCATTGCCCTGAAAACCTTTAACGACGATATTTTACAAAGTGTCTCGTCGGGCATTATCACCATAGACTGCTCAGGGAGCCTGACCTCAATTAATAGAAGTGCGAAAAATATTCTCGGCATTCTCCCGGATATGGTTGACCCGGGCAAAACAACAAAATTCCTCCCCCCCGGCCTGACCAAAGTAACTCGGCTGTTAAACCATACCCTGGAAAAAGGCGAACCCCTCACCCAAGATGAATCAGAGTACCCCATAGCCCAAGGCGACCCTGTGTTTTTAGAAATTACGAGGGCGTTCAAAATTCTGTGTCAGTTGAATGAAAGCTGA
- a CDS encoding thiolase family protein codes for MKDAYIVQSVRTPGCKQRRGLFNQTRPEELASFIMKEAVDRTPNLEAKDIDDVMIGCAFPEAEQGLNLGRVAARMAGFPNEVSGATVNRFCASGLEAIALASARVSMGWSDICMGAGCESMTFVPMGGNVPRPHPEFSKTNPEDYISMGITAENVANRYNVTREDQDIFAAASQDKAAAARDNGKFTEIVPTPAFKFVKQADGTYKKESFIVEHDDGIRQSTPEGLGKLRTVFAVNGSVTAGNSSQTTDGAAATIIASKEKCEELGLTPIARLVAYTSVGCRSDEMGVGPRYAIPAVLKRAGLTIDDIDIYEINEAFASQALYCIRELGLEKYMDRINIHGGAIALGHPLGCTGAKLTATCLANLKEVNGKYGIVSMCIGGGMGAAGIFERL; via the coding sequence ATGAAAGACGCATATATTGTACAATCCGTCAGAACCCCGGGCTGCAAGCAGAGAAGAGGTCTTTTCAACCAGACCCGGCCCGAAGAGCTGGCATCTTTTATCATGAAAGAAGCCGTTGACAGAACCCCCAACCTTGAAGCCAAGGACATTGACGATGTCATGATAGGCTGCGCCTTCCCCGAAGCGGAACAGGGACTGAACCTGGGCCGGGTCGCCGCTAGAATGGCCGGCTTTCCCAACGAGGTTTCCGGCGCCACCGTCAACCGGTTCTGCGCTTCCGGCCTTGAAGCCATTGCCCTGGCCTCTGCCCGGGTATCCATGGGCTGGTCTGACATCTGCATGGGTGCAGGCTGCGAATCCATGACCTTTGTTCCCATGGGCGGCAATGTGCCCCGTCCCCATCCTGAATTTTCAAAGACCAACCCTGAAGATTATATTTCCATGGGCATCACGGCTGAAAACGTGGCCAACCGCTACAATGTCACCCGGGAAGACCAGGATATCTTTGCCGCGGCATCCCAGGACAAGGCAGCCGCTGCCAGGGATAATGGTAAATTTACCGAAATTGTCCCCACCCCGGCCTTTAAATTTGTCAAACAGGCCGACGGCACCTACAAAAAAGAATCCTTTATTGTAGAGCATGACGACGGTATCCGGCAATCCACTCCCGAAGGGTTAGGCAAACTGAGAACCGTTTTTGCCGTAAACGGATCCGTAACCGCAGGTAACTCTTCCCAGACCACGGACGGTGCTGCAGCCACCATTATCGCGTCCAAGGAAAAATGCGAAGAACTCGGTCTCACCCCCATTGCCAGGCTGGTTGCCTATACATCTGTGGGATGCCGGTCCGATGAAATGGGTGTCGGCCCCAGATATGCCATTCCCGCAGTCCTGAAACGGGCCGGCCTGACCATTGACGACATTGATATCTATGAAATCAATGAAGCCTTTGCCTCCCAGGCCCTCTACTGCATCAGGGAACTGGGCCTTGAAAAATATATGGATAGAATCAATATCCACGGCGGTGCCATTGCCCTGGGTCATCCCCTGGGATGTACCGGAGCAAAACTCACAGCCACCTGCCTTGCCAACCTCAAAGAGGTGAACGGTAAATATGGAATCGTTTCCATGTGTATCGGCGGCGGCATGGGCGCTGCAGGCATATTTGAAAGACTATAG
- a CDS encoding acyltransferase produces MIKDKRPYYIKQAWYRLQAFYVRQYLEPQLRSLGPHPYIIKPWYIELFGGPISIGSHVTLLGCSDKKTRLTVWSEEKDIQGICIGNHVLISPGVRISAANSITIGDSCMLASHAYVTDSDWHGIYDRSLPPDTKTSVVLEDNVWIGDSAIVCKGVTIGENSIIGAGSVVTSDIPANVIAAGNPAKIVRKLDVDREMITRKDRYSDTREMTRILEASEKAFLDGNTLFGWLRTFFAPKKETP; encoded by the coding sequence GTGATTAAGGATAAAAGACCCTATTATATTAAACAGGCCTGGTACAGACTTCAGGCCTTTTATGTCCGCCAGTATCTTGAACCCCAGCTGAGGTCTTTGGGGCCCCATCCCTATATTATCAAGCCCTGGTATATTGAGCTTTTCGGCGGTCCTATCTCCATCGGCAGCCATGTCACCCTCTTGGGCTGTTCTGATAAAAAAACCCGGCTGACGGTCTGGTCCGAAGAAAAGGATATCCAGGGGATTTGTATTGGAAATCATGTGCTGATTTCACCGGGGGTGAGGATTTCTGCGGCCAATTCCATCACCATCGGCGATTCCTGTATGCTGGCCAGCCATGCCTATGTCACCGACTCGGACTGGCACGGGATTTATGACCGGTCCCTGCCGCCGGATACAAAGACCAGTGTTGTTCTTGAGGATAATGTCTGGATCGGGGATTCCGCCATTGTCTGCAAGGGGGTGACCATCGGGGAAAATTCCATTATCGGTGCCGGATCCGTGGTGACTTCGGATATTCCGGCCAATGTCATTGCCGCGGGAAATCCGGCCAAGATTGTCCGGAAACTGGATGTGGACCGGGAAATGATCACCCGCAAGGACCGGTATTCAGATACCCGGGAGATGACCCGGATTCTTGAGGCCTCGGAAAAAGCCTTTTTGGACGGCAACACACTTTTTGGGTGGTTGAGAACTTTTTTTGCCCCTAAAAAAGAAACCCCCTAG
- a CDS encoding IS256 family transposase: MPEENTEFDFQKALKGIQEGKPFTGKGGVLTSLIKNLAEAALEGELESHLGQEVSANRRNGKSKKTIKSLDGKFELETPRDRAGTFSPQIVKKHQTTLSDEIERKIIALYGLGMSYNDMASHLQEIYGLEISNATLSTITDKIIHTVKEWQARPLENVYPIVWLDAIHYKVRENGKVGSKAVYTILGVNIEGRKEVLGLYISENEGANFWLQVLTDLSNRGVKDILIACVDGLKGFPEAIETIFPDTEVQLCVVHQIRNSLKYVGSKNKKEFMADLSSVRLGCCI; the protein is encoded by the coding sequence ATGCCCGAAGAAAACACCGAATTTGATTTTCAAAAAGCCCTTAAAGGCATCCAGGAAGGTAAACCCTTCACAGGTAAGGGCGGCGTCCTTACATCATTAATCAAAAATCTTGCTGAAGCTGCTCTTGAAGGAGAGTTGGAGTCCCATCTCGGGCAGGAAGTTTCTGCCAACCGCCGTAATGGAAAAAGCAAAAAGACCATTAAATCCCTGGATGGTAAATTTGAGCTGGAAACCCCGCGTGACAGGGCCGGAACCTTCTCTCCACAGATCGTCAAAAAACATCAGACAACGCTCAGCGATGAAATTGAAAGAAAGATAATAGCCCTTTACGGCCTGGGCATGAGTTATAATGATATGGCTTCCCATTTACAGGAAATCTATGGACTTGAGATTTCAAATGCCACTCTGAGCACCATTACCGATAAAATCATCCATACCGTCAAAGAATGGCAGGCCAGGCCGTTGGAAAATGTGTACCCAATCGTATGGCTTGATGCCATACATTATAAAGTACGAGAAAACGGAAAGGTCGGCAGCAAAGCCGTTTACACAATTCTTGGGGTGAATATCGAGGGCCGCAAAGAGGTTCTTGGGCTGTACATATCCGAGAATGAGGGTGCGAACTTCTGGCTGCAGGTGTTAACAGACCTTTCAAACCGAGGGGTAAAAGATATCCTGATTGCCTGTGTTGATGGTCTAAAAGGTTTTCCCGAGGCCATTGAGACCATATTCCCGGACACAGAAGTTCAACTCTGCGTAGTCCACCAGATCCGAAATTCATTGAAATACGTTGGTTCCAAAAATAAAAAGGAATTTATGGCAGATCTCAGTAGTGTCCGGTTAGGTTGTTGCATATAA